Proteins encoded in a region of the Fimbriimonadia bacterium genome:
- the rpmG gene encoding 50S ribosomal protein L33: MASKAKGNRVIIKLKSTESPHYYTTWKNKQKTPDKLELKKYDPVVRRHVLYKEGK; encoded by the coding sequence ATGGCAAGCAAGGCAAAGGGCAATCGGGTGATCATTAAGCTCAAGAGCACCGAGAGCCCACACTATTACACAACGTGGAAGAATAAGCAGAAGACACCGGATAAGCTGGAGCTGAAGAAGTACGATCCGGTCGTTCGCCGCCACGTGCTGTACAAGGAAGGGAAGTAG
- the queG gene encoding tRNA epoxyqueuosine(34) reductase QueG → MHELAAALKARVLAEGFDLAGIAPATPPPHYSTYLEWLAAGMHGAMEYMQRQKHLRAHPESLLPGVRSIVVAAMNYARGPHPARPGLGRIAAYAWGRDYHKVLRAKLRRVATWLLEREPQAQSRICVDSAPLMERDYAALAGIGWFGKNSCIINTQRGSYFLFGCLLTTLSLPPDRPAEGGCGTCRLCLDACPTGAIVGPGVVDARRCISYLTIEKRGPIPEDLQPLMQDWVFGCDVCQDVCPFNHPRENAPLRGARTTDPKMSASVDPSPKLTELAELTEEEFVRRYAGTALMRSKHEGLVRNAHIALRNEKGA, encoded by the coding sequence TTGCACGAACTGGCGGCGGCACTGAAGGCGCGCGTACTGGCCGAAGGCTTCGACCTGGCCGGGATCGCGCCCGCAACGCCGCCGCCGCACTACTCCACCTATCTCGAGTGGCTGGCGGCCGGCATGCACGGCGCGATGGAGTACATGCAGCGCCAGAAGCACCTTCGGGCGCATCCCGAGAGCCTGCTCCCGGGGGTCCGGAGCATCGTGGTCGCTGCCATGAACTATGCTCGAGGCCCGCACCCCGCCCGGCCCGGACTGGGTCGCATCGCCGCCTACGCATGGGGCCGCGATTACCATAAGGTCTTGAGAGCCAAGCTTCGTCGTGTGGCGACATGGCTGCTCGAACGCGAGCCCCAGGCACAGTCTCGTATCTGTGTGGACTCGGCGCCCCTCATGGAGCGAGACTACGCTGCACTCGCGGGCATCGGGTGGTTCGGGAAGAACTCGTGCATCATCAACACCCAGCGCGGTTCCTACTTCTTGTTCGGCTGCCTTCTCACCACGTTGAGCCTTCCGCCGGATAGGCCTGCCGAAGGCGGTTGTGGCACCTGCCGTCTGTGCCTCGATGCCTGTCCGACCGGTGCAATCGTCGGCCCAGGCGTGGTGGATGCCCGCCGCTGCATCAGCTACCTCACCATCGAGAAGCGAGGCCCAATCCCAGAAGACCTGCAGCCGCTGATGCAGGACTGGGTGTTCGGCTGCGACGTGTGTCAAGACGTGTGCCCGTTCAACCATCCGCGCGAAAACGCCCCGCTGCGCGGAGCAAGGACAACCGACCCAAAGATGTCCGCGTCCGTGGACCCATCGCCCAAGCTGACCGAGCTCGCCGAGCTGACGGAGGAAGAGTTCGTCCGCCGCTATGCCGGCACCGCGCTGATGCGCTCCAAGCACGAAGGTCTCGTCCGAAACGCCCACATCGCACTCAGAAACGAAAAAGGGGCTTGA
- a CDS encoding pyruvate, phosphate dikinase translates to MMSTKRVYLFREGDASMRDLLGGKGANLAEMTNIGMPVPPGFTITTEACNETLALGRMPDGLMDEVKTALADVERELGKKFGDPTNPLLLSVRSGSKFSMPGMMDTILNLGLNPTTIEGLAKTADERFLYDAYRRFLMMFSDVVLGIKKQQFEHKFDALKAKIGVRLDTEVGASDLRALCEDFRELVRSSRGEPFPDDPMVQLEMAINAVFNSWHNERAIIYRKKEGIPDDLGTACNIQAMVFGNMGDDCGTGVAFTRDVATGENVLYGEFLMNAQGEDVVAGVRTPLKIAELKEKMPEIYNEFEAMGRKLERHYKDVMDLEFTIEKGRLFMLQCRVGKRTGPAAVRIAVEMVEEGLITREEAVLRVEPNRLNELLHPRIDTSKLGPADKPIATGLGASPGAASGVCVFESRRAEELGKEGQPLILVRAETNPDDIRGMLVSKGILTQRGGMTSHAAVVARGFGVPCVSGCEALEIDESAHTLKVGDKLFREGDWITIDGSAGAVYAGQVPTVAPEVSGHLATLLGWADEFRRLRVRTNADNPTDAARAVSFGAEGIGLCRTEHMFFEDRLPIVQEMILAESEEKRREALDRLLPFQRGDFVGIFKAMAGKPVTIRLIDPPLHEFLPQHDDLLREVIEMEVRGLGGPELKAKQELLAKVEAMREANPMLGLRGVRLSIVFPEIVEMQVRAILEAAIEVQREGIEVLPEIMIPLVGHVNELKVVRDKLEAVAQTVLAQHNARVDYLFGTMIELPRAALTADEIAQHAQFFSFGTNDLTQTTFGFSRDDAEGKFLERYVETGILPENPFAVLDQNGVGKLVEMAHDLGTKANPDIKMGICGEHGGDPKSIEFCHRVGLQYVSCSPFRVPIARLAAAQAALRDRVKVAVDK, encoded by the coding sequence ATGATGAGCACCAAGCGCGTGTACCTCTTCCGAGAGGGCGATGCATCCATGCGCGACCTCCTCGGAGGGAAGGGCGCGAACCTCGCCGAGATGACCAACATTGGGATGCCGGTCCCCCCGGGCTTCACGATTACCACCGAAGCCTGTAACGAGACGCTCGCGCTCGGCCGGATGCCGGACGGATTGATGGACGAAGTCAAGACGGCGCTCGCCGACGTGGAGCGGGAACTCGGGAAGAAGTTCGGGGACCCGACGAACCCACTCTTGCTCTCTGTCCGCTCCGGATCAAAGTTCTCGATGCCGGGAATGATGGACACGATCCTCAACCTCGGGCTAAATCCCACCACCATCGAGGGCCTCGCGAAAACCGCCGACGAGCGGTTTCTTTATGACGCCTACCGCCGCTTCCTCATGATGTTTAGCGACGTGGTGCTCGGCATCAAGAAGCAGCAGTTCGAGCACAAGTTCGACGCGTTGAAGGCCAAGATCGGTGTGCGTCTGGACACCGAGGTGGGGGCCTCCGATCTGAGAGCCCTCTGCGAGGACTTCCGTGAGTTGGTGCGTAGCTCCCGTGGCGAGCCCTTCCCGGACGACCCGATGGTGCAGCTCGAAATGGCAATCAACGCGGTGTTCAATAGCTGGCACAACGAGCGGGCGATCATCTATCGCAAGAAGGAAGGCATCCCGGACGACCTCGGCACGGCATGCAACATCCAGGCGATGGTGTTCGGCAACATGGGGGACGACTGCGGTACCGGCGTGGCCTTCACCCGCGACGTGGCAACTGGCGAGAACGTGCTGTACGGTGAGTTCCTGATGAACGCGCAGGGCGAAGACGTGGTCGCCGGCGTGCGCACCCCCCTCAAGATCGCCGAGCTGAAGGAGAAAATGCCAGAGATCTACAACGAGTTCGAGGCGATGGGCCGCAAGCTCGAGCGGCACTACAAAGACGTGATGGACCTCGAGTTCACTATCGAGAAAGGTCGCCTCTTCATGCTCCAATGCCGCGTCGGGAAGCGAACCGGTCCCGCGGCGGTGCGAATCGCGGTCGAAATGGTGGAGGAGGGCCTCATCACCCGCGAGGAAGCCGTGCTGCGGGTCGAGCCGAACCGACTGAACGAACTCCTCCACCCGCGCATAGACACGTCGAAACTCGGCCCGGCCGACAAGCCCATCGCTACCGGGCTGGGAGCATCGCCCGGAGCCGCGAGCGGGGTCTGCGTGTTCGAGTCTAGGCGCGCCGAGGAACTGGGTAAGGAGGGGCAGCCGCTCATCCTGGTTCGTGCCGAGACCAACCCCGACGATATCCGAGGCATGCTCGTCTCAAAGGGCATCCTTACTCAGCGGGGCGGCATGACCAGCCACGCCGCGGTCGTCGCCCGCGGCTTCGGCGTCCCCTGCGTCTCCGGCTGCGAGGCGCTGGAAATTGACGAGAGCGCTCACACGCTGAAGGTCGGCGATAAGCTCTTCCGCGAGGGCGACTGGATCACGATTGATGGCTCGGCCGGAGCCGTGTACGCCGGACAGGTTCCTACGGTTGCCCCGGAAGTGTCCGGCCACCTAGCCACGCTGCTCGGCTGGGCAGACGAGTTCCGCAGGCTCAGGGTCCGTACCAACGCGGACAACCCGACCGACGCCGCGCGCGCCGTCTCTTTCGGGGCCGAAGGCATCGGCCTCTGCCGAACCGAGCACATGTTCTTCGAAGACCGCCTGCCCATCGTTCAGGAGATGATCCTGGCCGAGTCGGAGGAGAAGCGTCGAGAGGCACTAGATCGCCTTCTGCCATTTCAGCGCGGAGACTTCGTCGGCATCTTCAAGGCGATGGCCGGCAAGCCCGTGACCATCCGACTGATCGACCCGCCGCTGCACGAGTTCCTGCCTCAGCACGACGACCTTTTGCGGGAAGTCATCGAGATGGAGGTTAGGGGTCTCGGGGGCCCCGAACTGAAGGCCAAGCAGGAACTTCTGGCGAAGGTCGAGGCGATGCGTGAGGCAAACCCGATGCTCGGTCTCCGGGGGGTGCGCCTCTCTATCGTCTTCCCAGAGATCGTCGAGATGCAGGTGCGGGCCATCCTAGAGGCCGCCATCGAGGTGCAGCGTGAGGGAATCGAGGTGCTGCCCGAGATCATGATCCCGCTCGTGGGACATGTGAACGAGCTGAAGGTGGTTCGCGACAAGCTGGAGGCCGTGGCGCAGACCGTGCTGGCCCAGCACAACGCCCGCGTGGATTACCTCTTCGGTACCATGATCGAACTGCCGCGCGCGGCCCTGACCGCTGACGAGATCGCGCAGCACGCCCAGTTCTTCAGCTTCGGGACCAACGACCTCACGCAAACCACCTTCGGCTTCAGCCGGGACGATGCAGAAGGCAAGTTCCTGGAGCGATACGTCGAGACCGGCATTCTGCCAGAGAACCCGTTCGCCGTGCTAGACCAGAACGGCGTCGGGAAACTGGTGGAGATGGCGCACGACCTCGGCACCAAGGCGAACCCCGACATCAAGATGGGCATCTGCGGCGAGCATGGAGGCGACCCGAAGTCCATCGAGTTCTGCCACCGAGTGGGTCTGCAGTACGTGAGCTGTTCCCCCTTCCGCGTGCCCATCGCCAGGCTGGCCGCCGCTCAGGCTGCGCTTCGGGACCGCGTGAAGGTGGCCGTGGATAAATAG